In Longimicrobium sp., the sequence AAGTCAAGCACCTGGAGGAGAACGTCGCCGGGGCGGGGATCGAGCTGTCCGACGAGGACTTCGCGAGCCTGGAGCCCTGAAGAAAAGCCTCACACAGAGGACACAGAGGACACTGCAAGCCACAGAAAGGACCTTTTCCGTTCTTGCGGTTTCCTCTGTGGCTCTGCGTGAGGCTGTTGGGCGGGGGAGTGGCACGTGAGGGGCGGACGATGTAGTTTTCGGGCGCCCCTCCACACCCGCCCGAAGTCCCCCATGGATCACCGCACCTCCTCTAACGCACCCCCGTCCGCGGGGCACTCGCCGCTCGTGTCCGTGGAATGGGACGGGGAAGGGCGGGTGACGCGCTGGCCCGCCGAGGCCGAGGCGCTCTTCGGATGGCGCGCGGAGGAGGTGCTGGGGAAGCGCTCGGCCGACTGGCCCTTCGTGCACCCCGACGACCGCGCGGCCGTCCGCGAGCGGACCCTGGAGATGGTGCGCGGAACGGCGCGCCAGACGCTTTCCATCAACCGCAACGTCACCCGCGACGGGCGCATCCTGCACTGCGAGTGGTACAACACCGCCGTCGTGGATGCGTCCGGCGAGCTGGTCGCCCATCTCTCGCTGGTGCTGGACGTGACGGCGCGCGAGCGTGCCTTCGCCGAGATGCAGGAGGCCCGCGCCGCCGCCGAGCGCGCCGCCGAGCGCACCCGCGGCCTTCAGTGGGTGACCGCCGCCCTCTCCGAGGCGCTGACCCCCGCCGAGGTGACGCGCGTCGTGATGGAGCAGGGAATCGCGCTGCTGGGCGCCGCGGCCGGCGTGGTGGTGCTGCTGGATGAGGATGGCGAGCGGCTGGAGCTGGTGGAGCACCGCGGCTATCCGCGGAAGATAATCGAGGAGTGGCGCAGCTTCCCGCTCACCGCGGGCGTGCCGCTGTCGGACGCCGCGCGCACGGGGGAGCCGGTCGCGCTGCGCTCCAAGGCGGAGCGCGCGCGCCTCTATCCCTCGCTTGGGGAACTGCCGACGCCGTACCCGGCCATCCTCTCCGTTCCCCTTTCCGTGGAGGGGGAGGTGCTGGGCTCGCTGGGGCTCAGCTTCACCGCCGAGCGCGAGTTCGGGGATGAAGAGGTCGACCTGGCGATGGCGCTCGCGCGGCAGTGCGCGCAGGCCGTGCGCCGCGCCACGCTCTACCAGCGCGAGCGCGAGGCCCGGCGCGAGGTGGAATCGCTGGGCGAGCGGCTGCACCTCGCCCTCGATTCCGCGGACATCGGGACGTGGGACTTCGATCCCGTCTCCGGCGAGCTGAGCTGGGACCGGCGGTGCAGGGAGATCTTTGGCGTGGGGCATCGCGGCCGCGTGGACTACCACGCCTTCCTCGAAGCCATCCACCCCGAGGACCGCGCGGCCACGGACGCGGCGGTGCAGCGGGCGCTGGACCCGCACGGGCCGGGCGAGTACGCGGTAGAGTACCGCATCCGCGGCGGCGACGGCCCGGTGCGATGGGCGCTCGCCCGCGGGCGCGGCTTCTTCGAGGGCGAGGGAGAGGCGCGCCGCGCGACCCGCTTCATCGGCACCGTGCTGGATGTCACCGAGCGCGTGCGCGGGCGCCGCCGCACGGAGCTGCTGGCGGAGGCCGGCACCGCGCTCGCCGTCTCGACCGACGCGGAGGGGGTGCTGCGCGCACTGGCCCGCATCGCGGCGACGCGGCTGGCGGCGGCGTGCGCCGTCTTCCTGGCGAACCCGGAGTGCGCGCCCGAGCAGGTGGAAGCCGCCGTGCGCGAGGATGGCGAGGTGCGCTTCCTCGGGCGCCGGGCGCCGTCGCTCCTCCCGGCCGGACACCCGGTGGCGCGCGTCCTCCTCACGGGCCAGGCCGAGCTCGTCCCCGCCGGCGGGCTGCTGGCCGGGCTCTTCGGCGCGGGCGAGTGGGGGCGCGGGGCGGCGGTGCCGATGCGCGTGGACGGGCGCATCATCGGCGCCATCGTGCTGGCGGGCGGGGCGGAGGAAGGGTGGGGGAGCGAGGAGGTGGCGATGGCCGAGGAGCTGGCCCGCCGCGCAGCGCTGGCCGTGGAGCGGGCGCGGCTGTACGAGCGCGCCCTCGCCGCCAACGTCGCCAAGAGCCAGTTCCTGGCGACGATGAGCCACGAGATCCGCACCCCCATCAACGCCATCATCGGCTACGCGGAGCTGCTGGAGGTCGGCATCGCCGGGCCGCTGACCGAGGGGCAGGCGGGGTATCTGGAGCGCGTCCGCTACAGCAGCCGACACCTGCTGGGGCTGATCAACGACATCCTGGACCTCGCCAAGGTGGAGGCGGGGGAGATGCGCTTCGCCCGCGAGCGCGTGCCGGCTGAAGAGGCGGCCGCGTCGGTGGTGGCGATGATCCTTCCGCAGGCCGAGGCCAAGGGGGTGCGGCTGGCGGCGGAGGTGTGCCAGGCCGATGCCGAGCTGCTGGGCGACGGCGACCGCATCCGCCAGGTGCTCCTCAACCTCGTCTCCAACGCGGTCAAGTTCACGCACGCGGGCGGTCGCGTGACGGTGCGCTCCGGCACCTCCTCCGTCCCGCCGCCGGGTACGCCGCTCCCCGGCACCGGGCCGTGGGGCTTCGTGGAGGTCGCGGACACCGGGATCGGCATCCCGGGGGAGCAGCTCGCGCGCATCTTCGACCCCTTCACGCAGGTGGACGGCACTCACACGCGGCAGCAGGGCGGCACGGGACTGGGGCTGGCGATCTCGCGCACCTTTGCGCGCCGCATGGGGGGCGAGGTTTCCGTGTGGAGCATGCCGGGCGAGGGCTCCGTCTTCACCCTCTGGCTCCCCGCCGCCGAGGCGCCCGCCGTCGAGGCGCCCGTCGCCGCGGCCCCGAGCGAGGTGCCGGGGCTGGCCAGCGTGGGCCGCGTGCTGGAGGAGCGTGTGGAGGAGGTGCTCGCCGCCTGGACGCAGCGCATCGGCCGCGACCCCGCGCTTCCCCACGCGCGCGGCGTGGAGTGGGTGCAGCTGGAGGACCACGCGGCGACGTTCCTGGTGGAGGTGGCGCGCGCCCTCATGGCGCTCGACGCCGGCGCCGGCGAGCCGTCGCTGCTGCGCGACGGCGAGAGCATCATCCGCACGGTGGCGCGGCTGCACGGCGCCCAGCGCGCGCGACTCGGCTTCTCGGCGGCGGAGGTGCGGCTGGAGTACCACATGCTCTTCGAGGAAGCCGAACGCGTCCTGCGCCGCCACGTCTCTACCCTGACCGACGCGGATCCCGGCCCGGCGCTCGATGTGGTGCGCGGCGTGATCGACCGTGCGGCGGAGCTGGCGGTGGAGGGGCACGCCGTCCCCCACGAGATCGTCGCCGCGATCACGGAGGCGGACCGCGTGATCGGCCGCACGCGCCAGACCGTGCGCCGCCTGCACGGGCGCGTGGAGCCGCGCAGGCGCCCGGACGCGGGCTGAAGGGCGCTGGCGGCCCCCCGCCCGGCGGTTGCATATTGAACGCTCACCCGCGCTCCCTCCGGACGACCATGGCCTACAGAGAGTTCACCGATCCGGCCGGCGTCGTGTGGCGCGCGTGGGACACGTATCCCAGCTCCGCGTCGAACGTGCGGTCGGTGTACGCGTCCGGGTGGCTGGGCTTCGAGAGCCCCACCGAGCGCCGCCGCCTGCATCCGGTCCCGGACGGCTGGGCGGAGGCGGAGGACGACACGCTGTGCGCCTGGCTGCGCGCGGCCGTTCCCGTGAAGGCGCGGCAGACGGAGGAGTACCTCAACCAGGCGCGCGGCGGCGCCACCCCCTCCGAAGCTCCCGCCGAGCCCCCCACCACCGACGAGTCCCAGAACGCCCAGACCCGCACCGCCCTCATGGACGCCACCCGCGCCGTGGTGGAGCGTGCGCGCTCGGTGATCCGCGTGGTGTCGAACACGCTGGGGCACCCGGACGACGACAAGGGCGGGGGGTGAGTCTTTCCGGCGGTTGAAACCGCTGCAACAACCGCGGGAAACCTGCCTTCGCAGGTTCGGGGCGGGATGGGTGCGCGGGTGGCCGGGGGCGGCATTGCCGGGGCCGCATCGCCCGGGGCGCGTCGCCGGGGGATGAATCCCCCGGCTGGAACCACGCGAAGGCGGCTGAAGCCGGCTGAGAAAGGCGATGTCGAGACGGAGTCTGCGCAGGCGGACCTTGTGCTTTTCCAGCGGCGAATTTATTCGCTCCTGGATGGCGGGCTCTGTGTTTTTGCGGGGGTGAACTAGTCCCGCCCTACCCCTTCCCCCACCCGCGCAGCGCGATCTCCTCGGCGCGGTCCAGGAGGCGGCCGAGGATGGAGAGGGCGGTGTCGACGTTGTCGACGGTGCGGGCGGGGGCCTCGCGGCGCACGTGGGCCTCCACGACCTCGCGGAGAAGGGCGAACTCGGCGCGCAGGGCGTCGGTGCTCCACTCCAGGCGGCGGCGCTGGTCGCCGTGGCGCTCGGAGATCAGGCGCTGGATGTCCGAGCCGTCGCGCATCAGCGCGGGCTCGCCGCCGCCCTCGTCCAGCGTGATGAGCGACTTGCCGATGTCGAGCAGAAAGGTGGAGATGTGGTCCTCGAGCTGGGCGCGGTCCAGGTCGCGCGCGCCGGGGATGCGCGGGTCGTCGCGCAGGCGCTCGGCCAGGGACTGCACCAGCTCGTCGGCGCCCTCGGCCACGATGCGCCCCACCTCGCCCAGCCCCGCGACCTCGCCGGCGCGGTCCGGCCAGCGCAGCACGTCCGCGGGGATGTCGGAGACCGACTCGCGGGTGGCGGGGAGCCAGAGGGTGAAGCGCGAGCCCTCGCCCGGCGTGCTGGCGACGACCAGGTCGCCGCCCATGAGGCGCGCCAGATGGCGGCTGATGGCGAGCCCCAGCCCGGTGCCGCCGTGCGTGCGCGTGTAGCCGCCCTCCACCTGCGTGAACGGCTCGAAGACGCGCACCTGCTGGTCCGGCGCGATCCCCATCCCCGTGTCGGCCACCTCCATCAGCGTCCACGGGCCGGGGCCGTGCAGCCGCACCTCCTCCGGCGGCGCGTGCACCACGCCGCAGCGGATGGTGACGCTCCCCCCCGCCTCCGTGAACTTGATGGCGTTGGAGAGGAGGTTCAGCAGGATCTGCCTCACGCGGTCCTCGTCGCCCACGAAGCGCACGTCGCGGCCGCATTCGGAGACGTCGGAGAGGGCGATCTGCTTGGCGGCTGCCTGCGGCTCCACCAGCTCCAGCGCCGCGTGCGCGGTGGCGCGAAGGGGCGAGGGGCGCGCCTCCAGCGTCATCTCCCCCGCCTCCACCTTGGAGAGGTCCAGCACGTCGTTCACGAGCCCCAGCAGGTGCTGGCTGCTCCGCTGGATGCGCTCCACCTGCTCGCGCTGGCCCGGCGTGAGCGGCCCTTTCAGCTCCATGTCCAGAAGGTCCGAGTACCCCAGGATGGCGTTGATTGGGGTGCGGATCTCGTGGCTCATGGTGGCCAGGAACTGGCTCTTGGCGCGGTTGGCGGCATCCGCCTCGGCGCGGGCGCGGCGCTCCTGCTGGAGGTAGGTCTCGCGCGCCAGCTCGGCGCGGTGGCGGTCGGTGAGGTCGCCCGCCACGTCCACGAAGCCCAGCAGCTCCCCCCGCTCGTCGCGGATGGCGTTGATCACCACGTGCGCCCAGAAGCGCGTCCCATCCTTTTTGACCCGCCAGCCGTCCTCCTCGAAGCGCCCCTCGCTCGTCGCGATGCGCAGGTGCGTCGCGGCGTGGCCGGCCTCCTCCTCCGGGTAGAAGATGGAGAGCGGCGAGCCCACCACCTCGGCGGCGGTGTAGCCCTTGATCCGCTCCGCGCCCTGGTTCCAGCTCGCCACGCGCCCTTCGGGGTCCAGCATGACGATGGCGTAGTCCTGCACCGAGTCCACCAGCAGGCGGAAGCGCCCCTCGCTCTCCTCCAGCGCCGCGCGCCGCCGCTCGGACTCGCTGTAGAGGATGACGCGGCGGAGCGCGATGGCGGCCAGATCGGCCAACGTGCGCGCGCGGGTGATCTCGTCCTGGCGGAACGGGGGATGCCCCGCCTCCTGGAGGAGCACGAGGGCGCCCAGCGCGTCCTGCTCAGAGATCAGCGGCACCACCAGCGCCGCGCACCGCCCGCACGATTCCTCGATGGCCGGGGCGATGGCGCGGGCCTCCTGGGTCACGTCCGGGATCCACTGCGGCTCGTCGCGCTCCAGCACGTCCTCCGCCATCGACCCGGCGTACGGCACCGTAACGCCCAGCGCGGGAAGGCCCTCGCCCGCACCCGCCACCAGCCGGACGCAGGTGCGGCCGTCGTCCACACGCTCCACGAAGGCCGCGCGCGCCTGCGTGGCGGTGAGCGCTCCGTCCGCGATGCGCCGCAGCACCTCCTCGACTTCGAACGCCGTCGTGAGGCTGCGCGCCACTTCCGACAGCGCCGCCTCCTCGACAGCGCGGCGGCGGAGTTGGCCGCTCTGCATCTCCAGAAGCGACGCGCGCTCCTGCAGGAGGTGGTTGACTCCCTCCAGCTCTCCCGCCGCGACCTGCTGCGCCCGCGCGTGCCTCGCGAAGAGGACGCTGATGAGGAGCGCCAGCCCCGACGCCAGCAGTCCGCCTCCGCCGAGCACCCACATCACGATTCTGCGCCTGCGCGTCTCCTCCTCCCGCTGCGCGCGCAGGATGCGCTCTTCCTCCGCGCGCATCTCCGCGACGATACGGCGCACCTGGTCCATCAGCACCTTGCCGCGCCCGGTGCGCGTCAGCGCGAGCGCCGGTTCCATCCCGCGGTCGGCACGTACGCGCACCAGCTCGGCCATGTACGCCATCTTCTCCGTGCCCACGCGGCGCAGCGCCTCCACCCGCCGCTGCTGCGAAGGGCTCTCGGCGGTCAGCTCGCGCAGCCGTTTCAGGTCGCGGTCGAAGCGCTGCGTCCCCGATTGGTACGGCTCCAGGTAGGGCCCCTCGCCCGTGAGGAGGAAGCCGCGCTGCCCGGTCTCCGCGTCGCGCAGGTCGGAAAGGGTGGTCTCCAGGCGGATGATGACTTCGTGCGTGCGCGTAACGGCGGCGGTGCTCGCGCGCGAGCGCTGCACGGCCTGATACATGAGCGCGCACAGCGCCAGCACCAGGAGGGCGGAGCCGTACGTGGCCAGCAGTCGGACGGGCGTCGACAGTCTCATCGGCAGCGCGGTGCCGCGCGTGGATCTCGGGGCTTCCTCAACACGGGAGCGCGGTTCGCCGGACGGGGTTCAGCGCGGCGGATGCGCCGCGCGCACGGGCTGGGGCGCGGCAACGCAAGAAGCGGGGCGCGGGTTGGGCCCTCACCCCCGTCTCGTGACACTCGACTGCCCCCTCTCCCGATAACAGGAGAGGGCTGCGCCCTCCTGTCATCGAGAGAGGGGGCTTGGGTGCGCTTCGTTGCCGCGCACGGGCCAGACGGCTTCAGCCGTCTTCGCGTGGTGCCAGCCGGGGGCTTCAGCCCCCGGCGCTATCGCCGGTGTCCCCCACCCGCGCCCGTTCGTCGAACCCCAGCGCATCCACCAGCCGATTGAATTGCGCGGTCGGGAGCTGGCCGCCGGAGGCCTGGTCGTGGCCGCGGCCGAACTCGCCCCCAACCGGGCCGATGTCCACCGCGCGCAGCAGCTCGGGGAGCACAAGGCCGGGCCGCGAGGTGCGGGCGCTGAAGGCCACGATTCCCGGCAGGTAGCCCCGGTTGGCCGCGATCACCGCGTGCCCCTTGAGGCGCCCGCGCCACTGCTGCGCGATCAGCGGGTGGATCTGGCACGCCGAGTCGAGCGGCACCAGCGCCCACGGCTGCGTGGCGGAGAAGAGAGGCGCACGCCTGCGCGCCTCCGCCAGCTCCGCCTGCACCTCGGCGCGGTAGCCGCGGAGGCGCACCACCTCCGGGGAGTCGCCCTCGGTGAGCTCGCGCGGATGTTCGGCGCGCATCAGCAGGTCGAGCGGGGTCTGGACGTCGAAGGCGGAGGCGCGGCGGGCGGCGTTCACGGCGGAGACGGCCTCGCGCAGCCACTTGGCCGTCCATCGCTTGCGCAGCTCTGGGAGCTCGTCCCACGGCGCCTTGTCCCCCAGGTCGCTCATCGTGCCGACGGCGGCGATCCACGACAGGTCGTCGATGCCGGCGAGCGGGCGGAGGATCTCGTACGCCAGCCACGCGGATGCCGGGATCGGCTCCCAGCCGTAGCCCAGCACGATGGTCGCATCGGCAGGCTCGCCGTCGGGACGGTGGTGGTCCACGTAGAGCGTCGGCACGCCCTCCAGCACGCCCTCGCCGTTCACCCCCAGGTCGGTGATCACGAGCGCATCGGGCGCCATGGCACGCAGCCGCTCGCGGGCGGCGTCGGTGAAGGCGTTCTCGCCGCGCCCGCTCGGCACCACGCGCACGTCCGTGAACCCCATCCGCGGCAGCGCCCTCCCGAACACCGCGCCCGCCCCCAGCCCGTCCGCATCGAAGTGGCAGAACACCACGATCCTGGCGGAGCGGGGAAGGGCATCGAAAAACGCGCGCGTCTGCTCGCGCGCGGCGGGCAGGGCGGAGGGGAGGGGAGTAGGTGGCATCGGAGAAGTGCGTGAGTGCGTTAGAACGAAGTGCCAAGTGCTAAGTGCCAAGTGCTAGGTGCTAACTGCCCACGTCGATCGACCTTCCACCCCATTTTGTCATCCTGAGCGAGCCGCCCCGCGAATCCCCGCAGGGCTCCCGATGCTTTTGCGGCGAGTGAAGGATCTAGCCGGCGAGGCAGGAGGTCCGCGTTGCGACACCGATCCCCTCGGTACGCGCAGTAGATCCTTCACTCCGCGCCGGAGTGTGGGGTATGGGCAAGGTCAGAGCAGCGCGTCGCTCAGGATGACAAAAGGGGGGTGGCGCCGCGCGCCGTCCTATGCGCGAGTGCGCGCAGGCGGACCTTCGCGTGGTTCCAGCGGCGAATTCTCTCGCTCCTGGATCTTCGCTTCTGGAACGCACTCACGCACTAACGCACTCACGCACTAACGCACTCCCGTTCTCCCGTGCACACCTTTTGCCATCGGGAACCGGATGAATTATCCGCCCATCGAAGACCACGGAATCATCGGCGACCTAAACACGGTGGCGCTGGTGGGGCTGGACGGCACCATCGGGTTCATGTGCGCCCCGCGCTTCGACTCGCCAACCGTGTTCGCGTCGCTGCTGGATGCGGAAAAGGGCGGCGCCTTCACCATCGCGCCGGCGCTGGCGGGGGCGCGCAGCAGGCAGCTCTACCTGCCGGATACCAACGTCCTCCTCACGCGCTTCATGGCCCCGGCCGGCGTGGCCGAGATCACCGACTTCATGCCCGTCGGCGACGCGGAAGTGCGGCGGGTGGTGAGGCGCGCCAAAGCCGTGCGCGGCGAGATCCGCTTCCAGGTGCGCTGCGCTCCACGCTTCGGCTACGGCAGGACTCCGCACACCGCCGAGGCCACCGAAGAGGGCGTGTGCTTCGCGACGGACGACGGATCGCTGCGCATGCGGCTCGACGCATCCGTGCCGCTGGAGATCGCGGAGGGCGACGCCGTCGCGGAGATCACGTTGAAGGCGGGAGAGACGGCGATCTTCGTGCTGGAGGTGGGCGGGGAGTGCAAAGGGGCGGCGCGGGCATCGCAGCGGTACGCCGCGCGCTCGTTCAAGGAGACGGGGAACTTCTGGCGGCGCTGGATCGGACGGTCCACGTACACCGGGCGCTGGCGCGACGAGGTCAATCGCTCCGCGCTCGTGCTCAAGCTGCTCGTCTCGCATCCGCACGGCTCGCTGGTGGCGGCGCCCACCTTCGGGCTCCCCGAGCGGATGGGCGGCGCGCGCAACTGGGACTACCGCTACACCTGGGTCCGCGACGCCGCGTTCACCCTGTATGCGCTGATCCGGCTTGGGCTTACGCAGGAGACGGGCGCCTTCATCCACTGGATCGCGGACCGCGTGACCGGCGAGACGGGGAACGGCGGGCCCCTGCAGCCGCTGTACGTCATCGACGGATCCCCCGAGGTGCCCGAGGCGGAGCTGGACCACTGGGAGGGATACGCCGGATCGCGCCCGGTGAGGATCGGCAACGCGGCGGCGCAGCAGCTCCAGCTCGACATCTACGGCGCGCTGATGGACTCGGTGTACCTGTACGACAAGTACGGTGAGCCCGTCTCGCACGACCTGTGGATGCGCCTGTCCGGCCTGGTGGAGTGGGTGTGCGAGAACTGGCGCCGCCCCGACGCGGGCATCTGGGAGATCCGCAGCGAGCTGCGCGAGCACCTGTCGTCGCGCCTCCTCTGCTGGGTGGCGGTGGACCGCGGGATACGGCTGGCGATGCGCCGCTCCTTCCCCGCGCCGCTCGGCCGCTGGATGGAGGCGCGCGACGCCATCTACCACTCCATCTTCGACGAGATGTGGAACCCGAAGCTCGGCGCCTTCGTCGGCGAGCGCGGCGGGACGGAGATGGATGCGTCGGTGCTCCTGATGCCCCTCCTGCGCTTCATCTCCCCCACCGATCCGCGCTGGACCTCCACCATGAAGGCCGTCACGCGCGACCTGGTGGAGGACTCGCTCGTGCGCCGCTACCGCATCCAGGGAAGCGAGACGGACGGCTTTCCAGACGACGAGGGGACGTTCACCATCTGCTCCTTCTGGTACGCCGAGTGCCTCTCGCGCGCGGGCGACGTGCAGCAGGCCAGGTTCGTCTTCGAAAAGGTGGTTGGCTATGCCAACCACCTGGGGCTCTTCGCGGAGCAGCTCGGGCCCAGCGGCGAGCACCTGGGCAACTTTCCGCAGGCCTTCACCCACCTCGCGCTCATCAGCGCCGCGTTCGACATCGACCGGCGGCTGAGCGGGGCGGGGTGGAAAGCGTGAGAGGACTATTGCGCAGACCCCCCACCCCGCACGGATATTAGAGACCCCGCCCATTCGGCGCGCCACGAACCGACCACAATGAGAGGAAGAATCCGCGTGAACCACGTGAACCTTTGCCGCTGGCGCATCCTGGCCGCGGCGGCGGTGCTGGGCACGGCGTCCGCCGCGAGCGCGCAGCAGACGGCCACCGTCACGGCCGGCGAGCGGTACCGCGCCGGCGGGCTGCACACGGTGCTCCTGGGAGAGGAGTACCGCGCCGCCTGGACCACGCCGGTCCGCGTCGAGGTGCTGGACCCCGAGCGCTTCGCCGGGGGGCTCACGGTGTCGGGCGAGGGGGGCGGCCTCTCCACCGAGTCGCTGCGGCTCAAGGGGCGCGACGGGCGCGAGTACGTCTTCCGCTCGGTGGACAAGAACTCCGCCCGCGCCGTACCCGAGGACCTGCAGGGGAGCTTCATCCAGGACGTGGCGCAGGACCAGACGGCGGCCAAGCAGCCCGCCGCGGCGCTCGTGGTGCCGCCGCTGCTGCGCGCCGTGGGCATCCCGCACGTGGCGCCGCGGCTTTACGTGATGCCGAACCACCCCTTCCTGGGCTCACACCGCCAGGAGTTCGCCGGCAAGCTGGGGCAGATCGAGGAGCGCCCGGTGGACGGGGACGACGGCGGCCCCGCCTTCAACGGCGCGGAGCGGATCGAGGGGACGGAGGACTTCCTGAAGGAGCTGGAGGACGAGGGCGACAACGTGGTGGACGCGCCGATGTACCTCAAGGCGCGGCTGATGGACATGATGATCGGCGACTGGGACCGGCACCCGGACCAGTGGCGGTGGGCGCGCTACGACCGCGGCGGGCGTGAGGTGTGGGAGCCGATCCCCCGCGACCGCGACAACGCCTTCGCGCGCCACGAGGGGATCGTAATGTCGGTCGCGCAGAAGATGGCGCCGCAGCTCACGCAGTACGGGCCCGAGTACGGCACCATCTACGGGCTGCACTTCCAGGCATCGGCGCTGGACCGCCAGCTCCTCTCCTCGCTGGACCGCGCGGCGTGGGACTCGATCGCGCAGTTCCTGCGCACCCGCATCACGGACGCGGTGATCGACACGGCGGTGCGCCGCCTGCCGCCCGAGTACTACACCGTCGACGGCCCCCGCATCCGCACCGAGCTGATGGCCCGACGCGACGG encodes:
- a CDS encoding CHASE3 domain-containing protein, which translates into the protein MRLSTPVRLLATYGSALLVLALCALMYQAVQRSRASTAAVTRTHEVIIRLETTLSDLRDAETGQRGFLLTGEGPYLEPYQSGTQRFDRDLKRLRELTAESPSQQRRVEALRRVGTEKMAYMAELVRVRADRGMEPALALTRTGRGKVLMDQVRRIVAEMRAEEERILRAQREEETRRRRIVMWVLGGGGLLASGLALLISVLFARHARAQQVAAGELEGVNHLLQERASLLEMQSGQLRRRAVEEAALSEVARSLTTAFEVEEVLRRIADGALTATQARAAFVERVDDGRTCVRLVAGAGEGLPALGVTVPYAGSMAEDVLERDEPQWIPDVTQEARAIAPAIEESCGRCAALVVPLISEQDALGALVLLQEAGHPPFRQDEITRARTLADLAAIALRRVILYSESERRRAALEESEGRFRLLVDSVQDYAIVMLDPEGRVASWNQGAERIKGYTAAEVVGSPLSIFYPEEEAGHAATHLRIATSEGRFEEDGWRVKKDGTRFWAHVVINAIRDERGELLGFVDVAGDLTDRHRAELARETYLQQERRARAEADAANRAKSQFLATMSHEIRTPINAILGYSDLLDMELKGPLTPGQREQVERIQRSSQHLLGLVNDVLDLSKVEAGEMTLEARPSPLRATAHAALELVEPQAAAKQIALSDVSECGRDVRFVGDEDRVRQILLNLLSNAIKFTEAGGSVTIRCGVVHAPPEEVRLHGPGPWTLMEVADTGMGIAPDQQVRVFEPFTQVEGGYTRTHGGTGLGLAISRHLARLMGGDLVVASTPGEGSRFTLWLPATRESVSDIPADVLRWPDRAGEVAGLGEVGRIVAEGADELVQSLAERLRDDPRIPGARDLDRAQLEDHISTFLLDIGKSLITLDEGGGEPALMRDGSDIQRLISERHGDQRRRLEWSTDALRAEFALLREVVEAHVRREAPARTVDNVDTALSILGRLLDRAEEIALRGWGKG
- a CDS encoding glycoside hydrolase family 15 protein encodes the protein MNYPPIEDHGIIGDLNTVALVGLDGTIGFMCAPRFDSPTVFASLLDAEKGGAFTIAPALAGARSRQLYLPDTNVLLTRFMAPAGVAEITDFMPVGDAEVRRVVRRAKAVRGEIRFQVRCAPRFGYGRTPHTAEATEEGVCFATDDGSLRMRLDASVPLEIAEGDAVAEITLKAGETAIFVLEVGGECKGAARASQRYAARSFKETGNFWRRWIGRSTYTGRWRDEVNRSALVLKLLVSHPHGSLVAAPTFGLPERMGGARNWDYRYTWVRDAAFTLYALIRLGLTQETGAFIHWIADRVTGETGNGGPLQPLYVIDGSPEVPEAELDHWEGYAGSRPVRIGNAAAQQLQLDIYGALMDSVYLYDKYGEPVSHDLWMRLSGLVEWVCENWRRPDAGIWEIRSELREHLSSRLLCWVAVDRGIRLAMRRSFPAPLGRWMEARDAIYHSIFDEMWNPKLGAFVGERGGTEMDASVLLMPLLRFISPTDPRWTSTMKAVTRDLVEDSLVRRYRIQGSETDGFPDDEGTFTICSFWYAECLSRAGDVQQARFVFEKVVGYANHLGLFAEQLGPSGEHLGNFPQAFTHLALISAAFDIDRRLSGAGWKA
- a CDS encoding ATP-binding protein — its product is MDHRTSSNAPPSAGHSPLVSVEWDGEGRVTRWPAEAEALFGWRAEEVLGKRSADWPFVHPDDRAAVRERTLEMVRGTARQTLSINRNVTRDGRILHCEWYNTAVVDASGELVAHLSLVLDVTARERAFAEMQEARAAAERAAERTRGLQWVTAALSEALTPAEVTRVVMEQGIALLGAAAGVVVLLDEDGERLELVEHRGYPRKIIEEWRSFPLTAGVPLSDAARTGEPVALRSKAERARLYPSLGELPTPYPAILSVPLSVEGEVLGSLGLSFTAEREFGDEEVDLAMALARQCAQAVRRATLYQREREARREVESLGERLHLALDSADIGTWDFDPVSGELSWDRRCREIFGVGHRGRVDYHAFLEAIHPEDRAATDAAVQRALDPHGPGEYAVEYRIRGGDGPVRWALARGRGFFEGEGEARRATRFIGTVLDVTERVRGRRRTELLAEAGTALAVSTDAEGVLRALARIAATRLAAACAVFLANPECAPEQVEAAVREDGEVRFLGRRAPSLLPAGHPVARVLLTGQAELVPAGGLLAGLFGAGEWGRGAAVPMRVDGRIIGAIVLAGGAEEGWGSEEVAMAEELARRAALAVERARLYERALAANVAKSQFLATMSHEIRTPINAIIGYAELLEVGIAGPLTEGQAGYLERVRYSSRHLLGLINDILDLAKVEAGEMRFARERVPAEEAAASVVAMILPQAEAKGVRLAAEVCQADAELLGDGDRIRQVLLNLVSNAVKFTHAGGRVTVRSGTSSVPPPGTPLPGTGPWGFVEVADTGIGIPGEQLARIFDPFTQVDGTHTRQQGGTGLGLAISRTFARRMGGEVSVWSMPGEGSVFTLWLPAAEAPAVEAPVAAAPSEVPGLASVGRVLEERVEEVLAAWTQRIGRDPALPHARGVEWVQLEDHAATFLVEVARALMALDAGAGEPSLLRDGESIIRTVARLHGAQRARLGFSAAEVRLEYHMLFEEAERVLRRHVSTLTDADPGPALDVVRGVIDRAAELAVEGHAVPHEIVAAITEADRVIGRTRQTVRRLHGRVEPRRRPDAG